The DNA region ATCCCCGTATGCGGAGAAACTGACGGCCAAGCTGAATGCGTATGAAAAGGCGTTGGCTGCGTTCAAAGCCGCTGTGGATTCCACGCGCCAGGCTGGGGCCGGCGCTGCGCTGGATTCTTCAAAAACAGCGGCAGCGGATTCCTCCGCCGCTCCCGCCGACCTACCGGGTGGGGCCGGCACGGACGCAGCGGCCGGGTCCGACTCTACACCCGCTGTGAACAGGCCTGATTCATCGGCCGCTTCGCCGGAGCAGGCATTGGAGGAGGCGGCGGAGGAACGGGCCCGGCGACGCGCCGGCCGGCAGCAGAGCGTCGATCCTTCTAAAACGGGTCTTCCGCAAAAGCGAATAGTCGAGTGAGCGGCATGGCGTCCTATAAAGCACAGATCAGAGCAAAAATTTTAGCCAAGGAAGAGCCGGCCCAGGAGACCTGCCGCATGCAACTGCTGGCGCCGGAGCTGGCGGCGGCGGCCCATGCCGGCCACTTCGTCAACATCAAGCTGCCGGAGGCCGAAGGGCTGCTGTGGCGCCGTCCGTACAGCGTGCACGCCGTGGAACGCCGCGCCGGCGTGATTGAATTGCTCTTCAATACCGCGGGCCGGGGCAGCCGCGCTCTCAGCCGGGCCAGGCCCGGCGATGAGCTGGATCTGATCGGTCTGCTCGGCAACACCTTTGACTATCCCGATGATCTGCAGGAAGCCATCGTCGTCGCCGGCGGCTTGGGCGTGGCGCCATTCCGCCTGCTGTTGCAGGACCTCGCCGGCCGCGCCGTCATCAAGACCGTTTTTTACGGCGTCGCATCGCAGGACCGGCTCTGCTGCGTGCAGGAGATGACCGCTCTGGGCGCCCGCGTGGAGATCGCCACTGTAGACGGCAGCTGCGGCCGTAAAGGATTCGTCACCCGGCTGCTGGAAGAGTATCTTGCAACGGTTGAAGGAAAAGGGCGCCGACTGTACGTCTGCGGGCCCACGGCTATGATGAAAGCGGTGCAGGACCTTGCCGCTCGGTACAGCGTCGCCGGCCAGGTGACGGTTGAAAACCGCATGGCCTGCGGCTTCGGCGCCTGCATGGGCTGTCCGGTGGAGCGCACGAAGGGCGTGCCGGGATTCAAACAGTACAGCCTTGCCTGCAAGGATGGACCGGTGTTTCCGTTAGATGGGATCATTCTGAATGACTGATCTATCCGTTCATATCGGCGGATTACGGTTGGCTAATCCGGTGCTCACCGCCAGCGGCACATTCGGCTATGGTGAAGAGTTCAAAGAGTTTTTTGATCTGAACCGTCTCGGTGGTTTGATCACCAAAACCGTCACACTGGAATACCGGCCGGGCAATCCGCCGCCGCGCATCGTCGAAACAGCGGCGGGCATGCTCAATTCCATCGGGCTGCCCAATCTCGGCGTCGACGGATTCATTCAGGAAAAATGGCCGTTCCTGCAAACCTTGACCACGCCGATCATCGTCAATGTGGCGGGAAAGAGCGGCGATGATTTCGTTCGCGTGGTCGAACGGCTGGAGAGCGTGTCCGGCATCAGCGCCTATGAGTTGAATTTTTCTTGTCCCAATGTCAAGGAAGGCGGGCTCTCTTTCAGCGCCGACGCGTCCACGGCGCATCAGGTGGCGCGCGCAGTGCGACAAGTCACGGCCCGGCCGCTCATCGTCAAACTGACGCCCAATGTGACCTTCATCAGCGAGATCGGACTGGCGGTGCAGGAGGCGGGCGCTGACGCCGTGTCGGCGATCAACACGCTGGTAGGCATGTCGGTGGATATTCATACGCGCCGGCCGCGGCTGGCCTCGGTCACCGGCGGGCTGTCCGGTCCGGCCATCAAGCCCGTGGCTCTGGCCAAAGTCTATGAACTGGTGCGCCGCCTGCGCATACCGGTGATCGCCATCGGCGGAATTTTCAGCGCAGAGGATGCGCTGGAGTTTCTGATCGTCGGCGCCCGTGCGGTGCAGATCGGCACCGCCAGCTTTATCCACCCGGATGCGGCGCTGCGGGTCATTCAAGGTTTGGAAAAATACTGCGCAGAACATAACACCTCTGCAGCCGATCTGTGCGGCACTCTGGCGCTCTGTTAAAACCATCACCTTCGACTTTATCGATCCAATCAAGTGGGGCTTTCCATGTCGCGACTATTGAGTTCGACCGGTGTGATGTGGATTTTTTTTCTCCTGTGTGCCCTGTTCAGCGGCAAGTGGGCGTGCACACCGGTGCGCTACTATGGCCCTGACGCCTGGCCTATGACTGAGACGGAAGCTCAGGAGCAGGCTCAGGAGGAGGAAAAGGAAGCAGAAGCGGTCCAGGCTGAAGCGGAAGAAAGGGAAGAAGAACAGGATCGTCCTCTGGCCCTGCGACGGGGTGCGCGGGAGAGCGGCATTGCTTCGTTCATGGCGGGTGAGACCCATGGCCGCAAGACCGCCAGCGGTGAGATCTTTGATATGCGCCAGCTGGTGGCTGCGCATTTGACCCTACCGTTCGATTCCATTGTGCTGGTGCGCAATCCGGCCAATGGCCGTGAAGTGGAGGTGCGCATCAACGATCGCGGGCCTTTTGTCAAAGGCCGCATCATCGATCTCTCTTATGAAGCGGCCAAGCAGCTCGGGCTGGTGGAGCGCGGCAGCGGCATGGTGGAGATCGAGGTGATCCGGATCGGGAGAGAGTAAGTTCTGGTCCAACCGCGGGTCATTCAACCCTTCAACCCCGGGAGTCGCG from bacterium includes:
- a CDS encoding septal ring lytic transglycosylase RlpA family protein; its protein translation is MSRLLSSTGVMWIFFLLCALFSGKWACTPVRYYGPDAWPMTETEAQEQAQEEEKEAEAVQAEAEEREEEQDRPLALRRGARESGIASFMAGETHGRKTASGEIFDMRQLVAAHLTLPFDSIVLVRNPANGREVEVRINDRGPFVKGRIIDLSYEAAKQLGLVERGSGMVEIEVIRIGRE
- a CDS encoding dihydroorotate dehydrogenase, coding for MTDLSVHIGGLRLANPVLTASGTFGYGEEFKEFFDLNRLGGLITKTVTLEYRPGNPPPRIVETAAGMLNSIGLPNLGVDGFIQEKWPFLQTLTTPIIVNVAGKSGDDFVRVVERLESVSGISAYELNFSCPNVKEGGLSFSADASTAHQVARAVRQVTARPLIVKLTPNVTFISEIGLAVQEAGADAVSAINTLVGMSVDIHTRRPRLASVTGGLSGPAIKPVALAKVYELVRRLRIPVIAIGGIFSAEDALEFLIVGARAVQIGTASFIHPDAALRVIQGLEKYCAEHNTSAADLCGTLALC
- a CDS encoding dihydroorotate dehydrogenase electron transfer subunit, coding for MASYKAQIRAKILAKEEPAQETCRMQLLAPELAAAAHAGHFVNIKLPEAEGLLWRRPYSVHAVERRAGVIELLFNTAGRGSRALSRARPGDELDLIGLLGNTFDYPDDLQEAIVVAGGLGVAPFRLLLQDLAGRAVIKTVFYGVASQDRLCCVQEMTALGARVEIATVDGSCGRKGFVTRLLEEYLATVEGKGRRLYVCGPTAMMKAVQDLAARYSVAGQVTVENRMACGFGACMGCPVERTKGVPGFKQYSLACKDGPVFPLDGIILND